One Streptomyces sp. V4I8 genomic window carries:
- a CDS encoding tetratricopeptide repeat protein — translation MPETSGSTGRTPETHVIDFRAAEQLLAARDPRGAVKLLDGVIAVHPENTAARLLRARAFFAAAQLRPAELEFTIVLEREPDNAFAHFALARTYERQGRDDQAKRHFRLAAALDPNPQYLKAAGFDA, via the coding sequence GTGCCCGAGACCAGCGGTTCGACCGGACGTACTCCGGAGACGCATGTCATCGACTTCCGCGCCGCCGAGCAACTGCTCGCCGCGCGGGACCCGCGGGGCGCGGTGAAACTGCTCGACGGGGTCATCGCCGTGCACCCGGAGAACACCGCCGCCCGGCTGCTGCGCGCGCGTGCCTTCTTCGCCGCCGCGCAACTGCGGCCCGCCGAGCTGGAGTTCACCATCGTCCTGGAGCGTGAGCCGGACAACGCGTTCGCGCACTTCGCGCTCGCCCGGACCTACGAGCGGCAGGGCCGGGACGACCAGGCCAAGCGCCACTTCCGGCTGGCGGCCGCGCTCGATCCGAACCCGCAGTACCTGAAGGCGGCGGGGTTCGACGCGTGA
- the coaE gene encoding dephospho-CoA kinase: protein MLKVGLTGGIGAGKSEVSRLLVEHGAVLIDADRIAREVVAPGTPGLAAVIEAFGEDVLAEDGSLDRPRLGSIVFADPDRLAVLNSIVHPLVGARSRELEEAAAEDAVVVHDVPLLTENGLAPLYDVVVVVDAGPETQLDRLVRLRGMTEEDARARMAAQATREKRREIADIVIDNDVPIEELRRRVKDVWDELVRRSQGAQGSR, encoded by the coding sequence ATGCTGAAAGTGGGCCTGACCGGCGGCATCGGCGCCGGTAAGAGCGAGGTGTCGCGGCTGCTCGTGGAGCACGGGGCCGTGCTGATCGACGCGGACCGGATCGCGCGCGAGGTCGTCGCGCCCGGTACGCCCGGTCTCGCGGCCGTCATCGAGGCGTTCGGTGAGGACGTGCTCGCCGAGGACGGCAGCCTCGACCGGCCCAGGCTGGGCTCGATCGTCTTCGCCGACCCGGACCGGCTCGCCGTACTGAACTCGATCGTCCACCCCCTCGTCGGCGCCCGCTCCCGCGAACTCGAAGAGGCCGCCGCCGAGGACGCCGTCGTCGTGCATGACGTCCCGCTCCTCACGGAGAACGGTCTCGCGCCGCTGTACGACGTCGTGGTCGTCGTCGACGCCGGCCCCGAGACGCAGCTCGACCGGCTCGTCCGGCTGCGCGGCATGACCGAGGAGGACGCACGCGCGCGTATGGCCGCGCAGGCGACGCGTGAGAAGCGCCGGGAGATCGCGGACATCGTCATCGACAACGACGTACCGATAGAAGAGCTGCGGCGTCGGGTGAAGGACGTGTGGGACGAGCTTGTGCGTCGGTCCCAGGGGGCCCAGGGGAGCCGGTAG
- a CDS encoding acyltransferase domain-containing protein — MLPDTDELAEVLLDLGVPHEDINDLVRMARRVTDDPELRQVLERSVDELVRGMGEIGGPVDLPDLDWPSGALQRCFPVYVFVAVLPATLAFHRERGIPADVTRRTLADLGRNMAVHRRRYARAGVQAPWWLVHHFRGELYQLGRLQFERARLGQRTGTRLAAAGLDVGPDSRCLHLHIPDFCGPLSPAAVDRSLARAREFFALHFPQERYRVVTCHSWLLDPQLRKYLPGDSNIVRFQERFGVAREDREAADTEPVQFVFGDPELPVESLPRRTAVERAVGDHLRAGGHWYIGHGWLPFAGRG; from the coding sequence GTGCTGCCGGACACCGATGAACTGGCCGAAGTGCTGCTCGACCTCGGAGTACCCCACGAGGACATCAACGACCTCGTACGGATGGCCCGCCGGGTGACCGACGACCCGGAGCTACGCCAGGTCCTGGAGCGGTCCGTCGACGAGCTCGTGCGGGGGATGGGGGAGATCGGCGGCCCGGTCGACCTTCCTGACCTGGACTGGCCCTCGGGCGCCCTGCAGCGCTGCTTTCCCGTGTACGTGTTCGTCGCGGTGCTGCCGGCCACGCTCGCCTTCCACCGGGAGCGCGGCATCCCGGCCGACGTCACCCGGCGCACCCTCGCGGACCTCGGGCGGAACATGGCCGTGCACCGCAGGAGGTACGCACGGGCGGGCGTGCAGGCTCCTTGGTGGCTCGTCCATCACTTCCGTGGCGAGCTGTACCAGCTGGGGCGGCTGCAGTTCGAGCGGGCGCGGCTCGGGCAGCGGACGGGGACGCGGCTCGCGGCGGCCGGACTCGACGTGGGGCCGGACTCGCGCTGCCTCCACCTGCACATCCCCGACTTCTGCGGGCCGCTGTCCCCGGCCGCGGTCGACCGGTCGCTGGCGCGGGCCCGGGAGTTCTTCGCCCTGCACTTTCCGCAGGAGCGGTACCGGGTGGTGACCTGCCACTCCTGGCTGCTGGACCCGCAGCTCAGGAAGTATCTTCCCGGGGACTCCAACATCGTTCGGTTCCAGGAGCGGTTCGGCGTCGCCCGCGAGGACCGGGAGGCGGCCGACACCGAGCCGGTCCAGTTCGTGTTCGGCGACCCGGAGTTGCCGGTCGAGAGCCTGCCGCGCCGCACCGCCGTGGAGCGGGCGGTCGGGGACCATCTGCGGGCGGGCGGTCACTGGTACATCGGGCACGGGTGGCTGCCGTTCGCCGGACGCGGGTGA
- the hrpB gene encoding ATP-dependent helicase HrpB yields the protein MIRYDALDALPVRGALPGLNDALDAHGTAVLVAPPGTGKTTLVPLVLAGLLGEGPARRVVVAEPRRIAARAAARRMAWLLGEKVGESVGYTVRGERVVGRHARVEVVTTGVLLQRLQRDQELAGVDVVVLDECHERHLDADTVAAFLWDVRQALRPELRLVAASATTDAQGWARLLGDAPVVEAEGVSHPVEVVWAPPTRPVRPPHGMRVDPALLTHVASVVRRALAERAGDVLCFLPGVGEIARVAGQLGELGDVEVLQVHGRAPAAVQDAVLTGGERRRVVLATSVAESSLTVPGVRVVVDSGLAREPRVDHARGLSALTTVRASQAAGRQRAGRAGREAPGAVYRCWAEAEDGRLPRFPSPEIKVADLTAFALQAACWGDPDASGLALLDAPPGGAMAAARSVLTAIGAVDSDGRATARGAALARLGLHPRLGRALLDTSGAGAEAVALLSEEAPREYGDDLAAALRAARRGGDAYAARWRAEVRRLRSSGESAPAGGVDDGTVGLVAALAFPERVARADGGSYLMASGTRAELAEGSPLRGAPWIAVAVADRPVGKGHARVQLAAVVDEDMARSAAASLYSEGQEVHWADGDVVARRVERLGAIELAVRPLRDADAVLVRQALLEGLRQDGLGLLRWSPEAGVLRQRLAFLRLHLGDPWPDVSDDALHARVDEWLEPELSRARRRADLARIDAGEALTRLLPWASGEAGRLDELAPERIAVPSGSRIRIDYGNPEQPVLAVKLQEMFGLHESPAVAGVPLLVHLLSPAGRPAAVTADLASFWKDGYKGVRAELRGRYPKHPWPEDPATAEPTRHTNARLRR from the coding sequence GTGATCCGTTACGACGCCCTGGACGCGCTGCCCGTACGCGGTGCCCTGCCCGGTCTGAACGACGCCCTGGACGCGCACGGCACCGCGGTACTCGTCGCGCCGCCCGGCACCGGCAAGACGACCCTGGTGCCGCTGGTCCTGGCGGGGCTGCTCGGCGAGGGACCGGCGCGGCGGGTCGTCGTCGCCGAGCCGCGGCGGATCGCGGCTCGGGCCGCCGCGCGGCGGATGGCGTGGCTGCTGGGCGAGAAGGTCGGCGAGAGCGTCGGGTACACCGTGCGCGGGGAACGGGTCGTCGGACGGCACGCGCGCGTGGAGGTCGTCACGACCGGGGTGCTGCTCCAGCGGTTGCAGCGCGACCAGGAGCTGGCGGGCGTGGACGTGGTGGTGCTCGACGAGTGCCACGAGCGGCATCTGGACGCGGACACGGTGGCGGCGTTCCTGTGGGACGTGCGGCAGGCGCTGCGGCCGGAGCTGCGGCTGGTGGCCGCGTCGGCGACGACGGACGCGCAGGGGTGGGCGCGGCTGCTGGGTGACGCGCCCGTGGTCGAGGCGGAGGGCGTCTCGCACCCCGTGGAGGTGGTCTGGGCGCCGCCGACGCGTCCCGTACGGCCGCCGCACGGCATGCGCGTCGACCCGGCGCTGCTGACGCATGTGGCGTCGGTGGTGCGGAGGGCGCTGGCCGAGCGGGCCGGGGACGTGCTGTGTTTTCTGCCGGGCGTGGGCGAGATCGCGCGCGTGGCCGGGCAGCTGGGGGAGCTCGGGGACGTCGAGGTGCTCCAGGTGCACGGGCGGGCGCCGGCGGCCGTGCAGGACGCCGTCCTGACCGGCGGGGAGCGGCGCCGGGTGGTGCTGGCGACGTCCGTGGCGGAGTCGTCGCTGACGGTTCCCGGAGTGCGGGTCGTCGTCGACTCCGGGCTGGCGCGGGAGCCTCGCGTCGACCACGCGCGCGGGCTGAGCGCGTTGACGACGGTACGGGCCTCGCAGGCGGCCGGGCGGCAGCGGGCGGGGCGGGCCGGGCGGGAGGCGCCGGGCGCGGTGTACCGCTGCTGGGCGGAGGCCGAGGACGGACGTCTGCCGCGGTTCCCGTCGCCGGAGATCAAGGTGGCCGACCTGACGGCGTTCGCGTTGCAGGCGGCGTGCTGGGGGGATCCGGACGCGTCGGGGCTGGCGCTGCTGGACGCGCCGCCGGGCGGGGCGATGGCCGCGGCGAGGAGCGTACTGACCGCCATCGGGGCGGTGGACTCCGACGGACGGGCTACGGCACGGGGCGCCGCGTTGGCCCGGCTGGGACTGCATCCCCGGTTGGGGCGGGCGCTGCTGGACACCTCCGGTGCGGGTGCCGAGGCGGTCGCGCTGCTGAGTGAGGAGGCTCCGAGGGAGTACGGCGACGATTTGGCTGCCGCTCTGCGGGCGGCTCGGCGGGGCGGTGACGCCTATGCGGCGCGATGGCGTGCGGAGGTGCGGCGGCTGCGTTCGAGCGGCGAGAGCGCGCCGGCGGGCGGCGTGGACGACGGCACCGTGGGCCTCGTCGCCGCCCTCGCCTTCCCCGAGCGGGTCGCCAGGGCCGACGGCGGTTCCTACCTCATGGCCTCCGGCACCCGCGCCGAACTCGCCGAGGGCAGCCCCCTGCGCGGGGCTCCGTGGATCGCCGTGGCCGTCGCGGACCGCCCTGTCGGCAAGGGGCACGCGCGCGTGCAGCTCGCCGCCGTGGTGGACGAGGACATGGCCCGGTCGGCAGCGGCCTCCCTGTACTCCGAGGGCCAGGAGGTCCACTGGGCCGACGGGGACGTCGTCGCCCGGCGGGTGGAGCGGCTCGGGGCGATCGAGCTCGCGGTGCGGCCGTTGCGCGACGCCGACGCCGTCCTCGTACGGCAGGCGCTGCTCGAAGGTCTACGGCAGGACGGGCTCGGCCTGTTGCGCTGGTCGCCCGAGGCCGGCGTCCTGCGGCAGCGGCTCGCCTTTCTGCGTCTGCACCTCGGTGATCCCTGGCCCGATGTCTCCGACGACGCGCTGCACGCGCGCGTGGACGAGTGGCTGGAGCCCGAGTTGAGCCGGGCCCGGCGGCGGGCCGACCTGGCGCGGATCGACGCCGGCGAGGCGCTCACGAGGCTGCTGCCGTGGGCCTCCGGGGAGGCCGGACGGCTCGACGAGCTCGCGCCGGAGCGGATCGCCGTACCGAGTGGGTCCAGAATCCGGATCGACTACGGCAACCCCGAACAGCCCGTCCTCGCCGTGAAGTTGCAGGAGATGTTCGGGCTGCACGAGTCGCCGGCCGTCGCCGGGGTGCCGCTCCTGGTCCATCTGCTCTCCCCCGCCGGGCGCCCGGCCGCCGTCACGGCCGACCTCGCCTCCTTCTGGAAGGACGGCTACAAGGGCGTACGGGCGGAGCTGCGCGGCCGCTATCCGAAGCATCCCTGGCCGGAGGATCCCGCCACCGCCGAGCCGACCCGGCACACCAACGCCCGGCTCAGGCGGTGA
- a CDS encoding PAC2 family protein, translating into MLDPQGLYAWEPKGLAVVDMALAQESAGLVMLYHFDGYIDAGETGDQIVDRVLESLPHQVVARFDHDRLVDYRARRPLLTFKRDRWAGYEDPAIEVRLVQDATGAPFLLLSGPEPDVEWERFAAAVKEIVERLGVRLSVNFHGIPMGVPHTRPVGVTPHGSRTDLVPGHSSPFDEAQVPGSAESLIEYRLMEAGHDVLGVAAHVPHYIARSPYPDAALTVLEAVTAATGLVLPGIAHALRTEAHRTQNEIDRQIREGDEELTNLVEGLEHQYDAIAGAESRGNMLAEPVDIPSADEIGQEFERFLAEREGDS; encoded by the coding sequence GTGCTTGATCCGCAGGGTTTGTACGCATGGGAGCCGAAGGGGCTGGCTGTCGTCGACATGGCGCTTGCGCAGGAGTCGGCCGGTCTTGTCATGCTCTACCACTTCGACGGATACATCGACGCGGGTGAGACCGGCGACCAGATCGTCGACCGGGTTCTGGAGTCGCTGCCCCACCAGGTCGTCGCCCGCTTCGACCACGACCGGCTGGTGGACTACCGCGCCCGCCGACCGCTGCTGACGTTCAAGCGCGACCGCTGGGCCGGGTACGAGGACCCCGCCATCGAGGTGCGGCTCGTGCAGGACGCCACCGGGGCGCCCTTCCTGCTGCTGTCCGGGCCCGAGCCGGACGTGGAGTGGGAGCGGTTCGCCGCGGCCGTCAAGGAGATCGTGGAGCGGCTCGGGGTGCGTCTGTCGGTGAACTTCCACGGCATCCCCATGGGCGTCCCGCACACCCGCCCGGTCGGCGTCACCCCGCACGGCAGCCGCACCGACCTCGTCCCGGGCCACAGCAGCCCCTTCGACGAGGCGCAGGTGCCCGGCAGTGCCGAGTCCCTCATCGAGTACCGGCTGATGGAGGCCGGGCACGACGTCCTGGGCGTCGCCGCGCACGTCCCGCACTACATCGCCCGCTCCCCGTACCCGGACGCGGCCCTGACCGTCCTGGAGGCCGTCACCGCGGCGACCGGCCTGGTCCTGCCCGGTATCGCGCACGCCCTGCGCACGGAAGCCCACCGCACCCAGAACGAGATCGACCGACAGATCCGCGAGGGCGACGAGGAGCTCACCAACCTCGTCGAGGGCCTTGAGCACCAGTACGACGCGATCGCGGGCGCCGAGTCCCGGGGCAACATGCTCGCCGAGCCGGTGGACATCCCGTCGGCGGACGAGATCGGGCAGGAGTTCGAGCGGTTCCTGGCGGAGCGGGAAGGCGACAGCTGA
- a CDS encoding class I SAM-dependent methyltransferase: protein MQEPVSSEIASGTSADDAAFDPEATRRDAGGAESSHANRGWWDRNADEYQIEHGTFLGDDRFVWGPEGLDEVEAELLGPPEDLKGKDVLEIGAGAAQCSRWLTAQGARPVALDISHRQLQHALRIGGAFPLVCADAGALPFVDASFDLACSAYGALPFVADPVQVLREVRRVLRPGGRFVFSVTHPIRWAFPDEPGPEGLSVSASYFDRTPYVEQDEEGRAVYVEHHRTLGDRVRDVVAAGFRLVDLVEPEWPAWNSSEWGGWSPLRGNLIPGTAIFVCVRD, encoded by the coding sequence ATCCAAGAGCCCGTATCGTCCGAGATCGCGTCCGGCACTTCGGCCGACGACGCCGCCTTCGACCCGGAGGCCACCCGCCGCGACGCCGGGGGCGCGGAGAGTTCCCACGCCAACCGGGGCTGGTGGGACCGCAACGCGGACGAGTACCAGATCGAGCACGGCACGTTCCTCGGTGACGACCGCTTCGTATGGGGTCCCGAGGGCCTGGACGAGGTGGAGGCCGAGCTGCTCGGCCCGCCGGAGGACCTCAAGGGCAAGGACGTCCTGGAGATCGGCGCCGGCGCGGCCCAGTGCTCCCGCTGGCTGACCGCGCAGGGGGCCCGCCCGGTCGCCCTGGACATCTCCCACCGCCAGCTCCAGCACGCCCTGCGCATCGGGGGCGCGTTCCCCCTGGTGTGCGCCGACGCGGGCGCCCTCCCCTTCGTCGACGCCTCCTTCGACCTGGCGTGCTCGGCGTACGGGGCGCTGCCGTTCGTCGCCGACCCGGTGCAGGTGCTGCGGGAGGTGCGGCGGGTGCTGCGGCCGGGCGGCCGTTTCGTCTTCTCCGTCACCCACCCCATCCGCTGGGCGTTCCCGGACGAGCCCGGCCCGGAGGGCCTGTCCGTCTCGGCCTCCTACTTCGACCGCACTCCGTACGTCGAGCAGGACGAGGAGGGCCGCGCGGTCTACGTCGAGCATCACCGGACGCTCGGCGACCGGGTGCGGGACGTCGTGGCGGCGGGCTTCCGGCTGGTGGACCTGGTCGAGCCGGAGTGGCCGGCCTGGAACTCCTCGGAGTGGGGCGGCTGGTCGCCCCTGCGCGGGAACCTGATCCCGGGAACGGCGATCTTCGTCTGCGTACGAGACTGA
- a CDS encoding DUF3068 domain-containing protein, producing MRRKAGLVLLALAVFFAALSPLLRWYAFPRLAKIPANQYQDMVLEAKDATLLDYGTMKARKVPKVTIVQTLKGNVEESEKIEKTAGRDVVVWDGLSYVVGPDGKMVSKIPERYIFDAHTQEPVHATGEMVDGDPVKRAGIEFKWPFLTEKRDYEYFDAQARVTAPIHYKGTQNFRGVDVYYFEQAIPWTKVTFPKTMPVEGITPESVAKTGTTRWYTTVRKFWVEPLTGAPVYGEEIHKEELRGGTLLGGREKVTAFAGHVKMREDYIDSTVDLVKSNRTLVLLLTSYLPWGFLVLGLLLLALSLYLEARGRRPGDPKPTKDTEPEPVTA from the coding sequence ATGCGCCGCAAGGCCGGCCTGGTCCTGCTCGCCCTCGCCGTGTTCTTCGCGGCGCTGTCCCCACTGCTGCGCTGGTACGCCTTCCCGCGCCTGGCCAAGATCCCGGCGAACCAGTACCAGGACATGGTCCTGGAGGCGAAGGACGCGACCCTCCTCGACTACGGCACGATGAAGGCCCGCAAGGTCCCCAAGGTCACCATCGTGCAGACGCTGAAGGGCAACGTCGAGGAGTCGGAGAAGATCGAGAAGACGGCCGGGCGGGACGTCGTCGTCTGGGACGGCCTGTCCTATGTCGTCGGCCCCGACGGCAAGATGGTCTCCAAGATCCCCGAGCGCTACATCTTCGACGCCCACACCCAGGAACCCGTCCACGCCACCGGCGAGATGGTCGACGGCGACCCGGTGAAACGGGCGGGCATCGAGTTCAAGTGGCCCTTCCTCACGGAGAAACGGGACTACGAGTACTTCGACGCCCAGGCACGCGTCACCGCCCCCATCCACTACAAGGGGACGCAGAACTTCCGCGGCGTCGACGTCTACTACTTCGAGCAGGCCATCCCGTGGACCAAGGTCACGTTCCCCAAGACCATGCCGGTCGAGGGCATCACCCCGGAGTCGGTGGCCAAGACCGGCACGACCCGCTGGTACACCACCGTCCGCAAGTTCTGGGTCGAACCACTCACCGGCGCCCCCGTCTACGGCGAGGAGATCCACAAGGAGGAACTGCGCGGCGGCACCCTGCTCGGCGGCCGCGAGAAGGTGACGGCGTTCGCGGGCCACGTGAAGATGCGCGAGGACTACATCGACTCCACGGTGGACCTGGTCAAGTCGAACCGCACCCTGGTCCTGCTGCTGACGTCGTACCTCCCGTGGGGGTTCCTGGTCCTCGGCCTGCTCCTCCTGGCGCTCTCCCTCTACCTGGAGGCACGCGGCCGCCGCCCCGGCGACCCGAAGCCCACGAAGGACACCGAACCGGAACCGGTCACCGCCTGA
- the rpsA gene encoding 30S ribosomal protein S1 encodes MTSSTETTATTPQVAVNDIGNEEAFLAAIDETIKYFNDGDIVDGVIVKVDRDEVLLDIGYKTEGVIPSRELSIKHDVDPNEVVAVGDEIEALVLQKEDKEGRLILSKKRAQYERAWGTIEKIKEEDGIVTGTVIEVVKGGLILDIGLRGFLPASLVEMRRVRDLQPYVGKELEAKIIELDKNRNNVVLSRRAWLEQTQSEVRQTFLTTLQKGQVRSGVVSSIVNFGAFVDLGGVDGLVHVSELSWKHIDHPSEVVEVGQEVTVEVLDVDMDRERVSLSLKATQEDPWQQFARTHQIGQVVPGKVTKLVPFGAFVRVDEGIEGLVHISELAERHVEIPEQVVQVNDEIFVKVIDIDLERRRISLSLKQANEAFGADPATVEFDPTLYGMAASYDDQGNYIYPEGFDPETNDWLEGYETQREAWEHQYAEAQTRFEQHQQQVIKSREADAAAAAEGGDTAGAAPAAGGGSYSSEGADTSGALASDEALAALREKLAGGQS; translated from the coding sequence ATGACGAGCAGCACCGAGACCACCGCCACCACCCCGCAGGTAGCGGTCAACGACATCGGTAACGAGGAAGCCTTCCTCGCCGCGATCGACGAGACGATCAAGTACTTCAACGACGGCGACATCGTCGACGGCGTCATCGTGAAGGTCGACCGGGACGAGGTCCTGCTCGACATCGGTTACAAGACCGAAGGCGTTATCCCGAGCCGCGAGCTCTCCATCAAGCACGACGTCGACCCCAACGAGGTCGTCGCCGTCGGTGACGAGATCGAGGCCCTTGTTCTCCAGAAGGAGGACAAGGAAGGCCGCCTGATCCTCTCGAAGAAGCGCGCCCAGTACGAGCGTGCCTGGGGCACCATCGAGAAGATCAAGGAAGAGGACGGGATCGTCACCGGTACCGTCATCGAGGTCGTCAAGGGTGGTCTCATCCTCGACATCGGCCTCCGTGGCTTCCTCCCGGCCTCCCTGGTCGAGATGCGCCGCGTTCGCGACCTCCAGCCCTACGTGGGCAAGGAGCTCGAGGCCAAGATCATCGAGCTGGACAAGAACCGCAACAACGTGGTCCTGTCCCGCCGTGCCTGGCTGGAGCAGACCCAGTCCGAGGTCCGCCAGACGTTCCTCACCACCCTCCAGAAGGGTCAGGTCCGTTCCGGCGTCGTCTCCTCGATCGTCAACTTCGGTGCCTTCGTGGACCTGGGTGGCGTCGACGGTCTGGTCCACGTCTCCGAGCTCTCCTGGAAGCACATCGACCACCCCTCCGAGGTTGTCGAGGTCGGCCAGGAAGTCACCGTCGAGGTCCTCGACGTCGACATGGACCGCGAGCGTGTCTCCCTGTCGCTGAAGGCGACCCAGGAAGACCCGTGGCAGCAGTTCGCCCGCACCCACCAGATCGGCCAGGTCGTGCCCGGCAAGGTCACGAAGCTGGTTCCGTTCGGTGCGTTCGTCCGCGTGGACGAGGGCATCGAGGGTCTGGTCCACATCTCCGAGCTGGCCGAGCGCCACGTGGAGATCCCGGAGCAGGTCGTCCAGGTCAACGACGAGATCTTCGTCAAGGTCATCGACATCGACCTCGAGCGCCGCCGTATCAGCCTCTCGCTGAAGCAGGCCAACGAGGCCTTCGGTGCCGACCCGGCGACGGTCGAGTTCGACCCGACCCTGTACGGCATGGCCGCGTCGTACGACGACCAGGGCAACTACATCTACCCCGAGGGCTTCGACCCCGAGACCAACGACTGGCTCGAGGGCTACGAGACCCAGCGCGAGGCGTGGGAGCACCAGTACGCCGAGGCGCAGACCCGCTTCGAGCAGCACCAGCAGCAGGTCATCAAGAGCCGCGAGGCCGACGCTGCCGCCGCCGCCGAGGGTGGCGACACCGCGGGTGCGGCTCCGGCCGCGGGTGGCGGTTCGTACTCCTCCGAGGGTGCGGACACCTCCGGTGCGCTGGCTTCGGACGAGGCGCTTGCCGCGCTGCGTGAGAAGCTGGCCGGGGGCCAGAGCTGA
- a CDS encoding SPW_0924 family protein, which produces MRALIAAATGLALALALVLTLTALGSPAGGTSPKPLLTTVPAHP; this is translated from the coding sequence ATGCGCGCCCTGATCGCCGCCGCGACCGGCCTCGCCCTCGCGCTCGCCCTCGTCCTCACCCTCACCGCGCTCGGCAGCCCGGCCGGCGGGACCTCCCCCAAGCCGCTGCTGACGACGGTGCCCGCACACCCGTAA
- a CDS encoding DUF6343 family protein, whose amino-acid sequence MRTGSEPTTARSALRARFWLCVWGVVWAVFGTAAFALAGRPGWAVACGVLWLVITIDMAMVLRHIHQGPHYQPGPDIPPYRPPENRPYRPPPDNRHP is encoded by the coding sequence ATGCGTACGGGCAGTGAGCCGACGACAGCACGCAGTGCACTGCGGGCCCGCTTCTGGCTGTGCGTCTGGGGCGTGGTCTGGGCGGTCTTCGGCACCGCCGCGTTCGCGCTCGCGGGCCGCCCGGGGTGGGCGGTGGCCTGCGGGGTGCTGTGGCTGGTGATCACGATCGACATGGCCATGGTCCTCAGGCACATCCATCAGGGCCCGCACTACCAGCCGGGCCCCGACATACCGCCGTACCGCCCGCCCGAGAACCGCCCGTACCGGCCGCCGCCGGACAACCGCCACCCCTAG